From a region of the Haloferax volcanii DS2 genome:
- a CDS encoding Ig-like domain-containing protein, with amino-acid sequence MSRLSLDSRGVSEILGLVFAFGLVVSVIAVVQLAGTPVWTAGDEADHSASVSADLASLDSQVFRASGVEAGSRVAVDSDVSYPERYLVVSPPDSVGTFRVDGADAVTVTGVSAVGPEAVFWDGTTRTYETGAIVYEADYAERDEARMVLESGVSYLETDGTPVVHRQSLVRGTTVTLVFFEGDLDGHTTAGDTVALAPVSVRSESLPVYSATGPVRISVPTYLSEDAWVDLMAEEPHARVVSHVASGDHAVVTIELDAGVRYDFRVARLGVGEAVEPDPAAYAVAVEGEDAAVPSGGRETLVVRAFDRYGAPAAGATLTVSPSTPLGGTVAPTAGATAVTDESGRASFTYTAPDDVTEIEGDTVTVTLDGASGPGATVTIPLEVRGMGESYEVRNTTASTPEPEDDFDIDDGEVVPSDAFTGDFELLGSAITDGRGPVPVSVTFVVDGEQHHSADWDDVNDRRSHSFSVAGDAGDSLAIIAATDGYVTADSSVDHRQVAVLRDGDRVPRIRGYNGQDDAAEFVAPYISDGGKTMELDSNQAIFLFELGTTDTHSPAFDMQDVVILVTLWEDGEGGD; translated from the coding sequence ATGTCTCGCCTCTCTCTCGACTCCCGCGGCGTCTCGGAAATCCTCGGGTTAGTATTCGCGTTCGGGCTGGTCGTGTCGGTCATCGCGGTGGTCCAACTCGCGGGCACCCCCGTCTGGACCGCCGGCGACGAAGCCGACCACAGCGCCAGCGTCTCGGCCGACCTCGCGTCGCTCGACTCGCAGGTGTTCCGCGCCTCCGGCGTCGAGGCCGGCAGCCGCGTCGCGGTCGACTCGGACGTGTCGTACCCCGAGCGGTATCTCGTGGTCTCGCCGCCCGACAGCGTCGGGACGTTCCGGGTCGACGGCGCGGACGCCGTGACGGTCACGGGCGTCTCCGCGGTCGGTCCCGAAGCGGTGTTCTGGGACGGCACGACCCGCACCTACGAGACCGGAGCCATCGTCTACGAGGCCGACTACGCCGAGCGCGACGAGGCGCGGATGGTGCTCGAAAGCGGCGTCTCGTACCTCGAAACCGACGGGACCCCCGTCGTCCACCGCCAGTCGCTCGTCCGCGGCACGACCGTCACGCTCGTGTTCTTCGAGGGCGACCTCGACGGCCACACGACTGCCGGCGACACCGTGGCGCTCGCTCCCGTCTCCGTGCGCTCCGAGTCGCTGCCGGTGTACAGCGCCACCGGCCCGGTGCGCATCTCGGTGCCGACCTACCTCTCGGAGGACGCGTGGGTCGACCTCATGGCCGAGGAACCCCACGCGCGAGTCGTCTCCCACGTCGCCAGCGGCGACCACGCGGTCGTCACTATCGAACTCGACGCGGGCGTCCGCTACGACTTCCGCGTCGCCCGTCTCGGCGTCGGCGAGGCCGTCGAACCCGACCCCGCCGCCTACGCGGTCGCGGTCGAAGGCGAGGACGCCGCGGTCCCCTCGGGCGGCCGCGAGACGCTCGTCGTCCGCGCGTTCGACCGCTACGGCGCGCCCGCCGCGGGCGCGACGCTGACCGTCAGCCCGTCGACCCCGCTCGGCGGCACCGTCGCCCCGACCGCCGGGGCGACCGCCGTCACCGACGAGTCCGGCCGCGCGAGCTTCACGTACACCGCGCCCGACGACGTGACCGAAATCGAAGGCGACACCGTCACCGTCACCCTCGACGGGGCGTCCGGCCCCGGCGCGACGGTCACCATCCCGCTGGAAGTCCGCGGGATGGGCGAGAGCTACGAGGTCCGAAACACCACCGCGTCGACGCCGGAGCCCGAAGACGACTTCGACATCGACGACGGCGAGGTCGTCCCGTCGGACGCCTTCACGGGCGATTTCGAACTGCTCGGCAGCGCCATCACGGACGGGCGGGGTCCCGTTCCCGTCTCCGTCACCTTCGTCGTCGACGGCGAGCAGCACCACTCCGCGGACTGGGACGACGTGAACGACCGCCGGTCGCACTCGTTCAGCGTGGCTGGCGACGCCGGTGACTCGCTCGCCATCATCGCCGCCACCGACGGCTACGTCACCGCCGACTCGTCGGTCGACCACCGACAGGTCGCGGTCCTCCGCGACGGCGACCGGGTCCCGAGGATACGGGGCTACAACGGACAGGACGACGCCGCCGAGTTCGTCGCACCCTACATCAGCGACGGCGGGAAGACGATGGAACTCGACAGCAACCAGGCCATCTTCCTGTTCGAACTCGGAACGACCGACACGCACAGTCCCGCGTTCGATATGCAGGACGTGGTCATCCTCGTGACCCTCTGGGAGGACGGGGAGGGAGGCGACTGA
- a CDS encoding haloacid dehalogenase type II, with product MSFDPDRVSTVTFDSYSTLVDVDAAEKALAERVDDPEPVSKLWRSRSLEYTFVGNHVDEYEPFYEVNRAALQYALEAHDVSVSASERDAILSVYHELDVFDDVRDAVGRLRDAGYDCYVVSNGNPEMLDSMVDHADIRDLLDGVVSADEVGVFKPDAEIYRHAAARTGTPIDEIAHATAGWFDVMGAQHAGMQGVWVDRKASPWDPFGPEPNLTVPDLTTLVEALAGGGPSAAD from the coding sequence ATGTCGTTCGACCCCGACCGCGTCTCGACGGTCACGTTCGACTCGTACAGCACGCTCGTGGATGTCGACGCCGCCGAGAAAGCGCTCGCCGAGCGCGTCGACGACCCCGAACCCGTCTCGAAGCTGTGGCGGTCGCGGTCGCTCGAATACACGTTCGTCGGCAACCACGTCGACGAGTACGAACCCTTCTACGAGGTCAACCGCGCGGCGCTCCAGTACGCGTTGGAGGCCCACGACGTGTCCGTCTCCGCGAGCGAGCGCGACGCGATTCTCTCGGTGTACCACGAACTCGACGTGTTCGACGACGTGCGCGACGCGGTCGGTCGCCTCCGCGACGCCGGCTACGACTGCTACGTCGTCTCCAACGGGAACCCCGAGATGCTCGATTCGATGGTCGACCACGCCGACATCCGCGACCTCCTCGACGGCGTCGTCAGCGCCGACGAGGTCGGAGTGTTCAAACCCGACGCGGAAATCTACCGCCACGCGGCCGCCCGGACCGGGACGCCCATCGACGAAATCGCCCACGCGACCGCCGGCTGGTTCGACGTGATGGGGGCGCAACACGCCGGAATGCAGGGCGTCTGGGTCGACCGGAAAGCGTCGCCGTGGGACCCGTTCGGCCCCGAGCCGAACCTCACCGTCCCCGACCTCACGACGCTCGTCGAGGCGCTCGCCGGCGGCGGTCCGAGCGCGGCGGACTGA
- a CDS encoding DUF7282 domain-containing protein, giving the protein MSTRTRIAGVLVVVALVAAASGTGLAAVDTQQAQVQEQTQTQTQTQTQTQYCTYPSNGTYESFGVSNLSAPSGVEASEPVTVSADITNPNDVPMIQCVEFRLEGDVVERTGWALNPNETETIEFDVNTTDLEDGTYIHGIETRDFGELATLTVGEQPEPEPDEPTATLQFDDQESDGSNVTVTSANLSDGGYIAILDENGSVVGATDYLDSGPQENVTVPLLEPLSENESVNLTAQAHLDTNDNQTLDFLTSNGTEDGPYTVNGTPVTDDAVVTIGEEPTTEEPTTTDDDAETTTTDDDTETAPPTETPIHNETES; this is encoded by the coding sequence ATGAGCACACGAACACGTATCGCCGGCGTCCTCGTCGTCGTCGCCCTCGTCGCGGCGGCGTCGGGGACCGGTCTGGCGGCGGTCGATACACAGCAGGCACAGGTACAAGAACAGACGCAGACACAGACACAGACGCAGACGCAGACACAGTACTGCACGTATCCGAGCAACGGTACGTATGAGTCGTTCGGGGTGAGCAATCTCTCCGCGCCGTCCGGCGTCGAAGCCAGTGAGCCGGTGACGGTGTCGGCCGATATCACCAATCCGAACGACGTGCCGATGATTCAGTGCGTCGAGTTCCGACTCGAAGGTGACGTGGTCGAACGGACCGGCTGGGCGCTGAACCCCAACGAGACCGAGACCATCGAGTTCGACGTCAACACGACGGACCTCGAAGACGGGACGTACATCCACGGTATCGAGACGCGCGACTTCGGCGAGTTGGCGACGCTCACCGTGGGCGAACAGCCCGAGCCCGAACCCGACGAGCCGACCGCGACGCTCCAGTTCGACGACCAGGAGTCCGACGGCAGTAACGTGACCGTCACGAGCGCGAACCTCTCCGACGGTGGCTACATCGCCATCCTCGACGAGAATGGCTCGGTCGTCGGCGCGACCGACTACCTCGACTCCGGCCCACAGGAGAACGTTACCGTGCCGCTCCTCGAACCGCTGAGCGAGAACGAGAGCGTGAACCTCACGGCGCAGGCGCATCTCGACACCAACGACAACCAGACGCTCGACTTCCTCACCTCCAACGGAACTGAAGACGGCCCGTACACGGTCAACGGCACGCCCGTCACCGATGACGCAGTCGTGACTATCGGTGAGGAACCGACGACGGAGGAACCAACGACCACTGACGACGATGCGGAGACGACGACCACTGACGACGACACGGAGACAGCACCGCCGACCGAGACACCCATCCATAACGAAACGGAGAGCTGA
- a CDS encoding DUF7511 domain-containing protein, with product MSTAAPHSSDELADAPVFDLECIYDDPENPTELTVFSPKSEELTTSWITVDRGSAVSLDDIA from the coding sequence ATGAGCACGGCCGCACCTCACAGTTCCGACGAATTGGCGGATGCGCCCGTGTTCGACCTCGAATGCATCTACGACGACCCGGAGAACCCGACCGAACTGACCGTGTTCTCCCCGAAATCGGAGGAGTTGACCACGTCGTGGATTACGGTTGACCGCGGCAGCGCCGTCTCACTGGACGATATCGCGTAG
- a CDS encoding cob(I)yrinic acid a,c-diamide adenosyltransferase gives MKIYTGRGDEGMTDLRDMTRVSKTSHRIEAYGTVDEVNALIGTVRPTGHDDVDDVLEAVQNHLHIVQADLANPDPDEGDPQIAADHVDELEAWIDEADEELDPLTSFILPGGSETGAKLHHARAVSRRAERRAVSLAAEEPVNEEVVAYLNRLSDALFVFARLVNTRDGVPEESPTY, from the coding sequence ATGAAGATATACACCGGCCGCGGCGACGAGGGGATGACCGACCTGCGGGACATGACCCGCGTGTCGAAGACGAGCCACCGAATCGAGGCCTACGGGACCGTCGACGAGGTGAACGCGCTCATCGGGACGGTCCGTCCGACCGGCCACGACGACGTGGACGACGTACTTGAAGCCGTCCAGAACCACCTCCACATCGTGCAGGCCGACCTCGCGAACCCCGACCCCGACGAGGGCGACCCGCAGATAGCCGCCGACCACGTGGACGAGCTCGAGGCGTGGATAGACGAGGCCGACGAGGAACTCGACCCGCTCACGTCGTTTATCCTTCCCGGCGGGAGCGAGACGGGGGCCAAACTCCACCACGCCCGCGCGGTGTCGCGGCGGGCCGAGCGCCGCGCCGTCTCGCTGGCGGCCGAAGAACCCGTCAACGAGGAAGTCGTCGCGTACCTCAACCGCCTCTCCGACGCGCTGTTCGTCTTCGCGCGACTGGTCAACACGCGCGACGGGGTACCCGAGGAGTCACCGACGTACTGA
- a CDS encoding glutaredoxin family protein: MGIELYALDSCPYCEKVHDALSEAGVDYETQWVDALHSERNEVKRVSGQRGVPVLVDDDRGVTMSESENILRYVDQTLA, encoded by the coding sequence ATGGGAATCGAACTCTACGCGCTCGACAGCTGTCCGTACTGCGAGAAAGTCCACGACGCGCTCTCGGAGGCGGGCGTCGACTACGAGACGCAGTGGGTCGACGCGCTGCACTCGGAGCGAAACGAGGTCAAGCGCGTGAGCGGGCAGCGCGGCGTCCCGGTGCTCGTCGACGACGACCGCGGCGTGACGATGTCCGAGAGCGAGAACATCCTCCGGTACGTCGACCAGACGCTGGCATGA
- a CDS encoding metal ABC transporter substrate-binding protein: protein MNTNADSSDPKLSRRSVVAAGSGLLTAGLAGCLGSGGGAGSGSDGSNTDSNDAYGGSESEDGPVVVASFFSFYDFAREVAADTPVTLKNLIPTGLHGHGWEPDASVTRDIIEADAFVHVGKDFQPWADRAIQTLKDDDVDTQLINVREGVELVELAASLDRDEEGVGEGRGKDPHFWLDPRRAKTAVDNITEGLVELAPAYEETFRDNADAYKTDVLDRIDRDYQDIFDWASRKVVQLAAHNAFQYIGVRYGVEMRPLVANLAASGDVKPSDITEAKRVIEDNDIRYIGAGVFETRRPAKQLIAETPVEAYFPVTPYAGVREDWVANDWGYEEIADNINMPTFEVVLGNKSPEEVGGDGWADEWRNFE, encoded by the coding sequence ATGAACACGAACGCAGATTCGTCCGACCCCAAACTCTCTCGGCGGTCGGTCGTCGCGGCCGGTTCCGGTCTGTTGACGGCCGGTCTCGCGGGCTGTCTCGGCAGCGGTGGCGGCGCGGGAAGCGGAAGCGACGGCTCGAACACCGACTCGAACGACGCCTACGGCGGGTCCGAGTCCGAAGACGGCCCTGTCGTGGTCGCCTCGTTCTTCAGCTTCTACGACTTCGCGCGCGAGGTCGCGGCCGACACGCCAGTCACGCTCAAGAACCTCATCCCGACGGGACTCCACGGCCACGGCTGGGAACCGGACGCGAGCGTCACGCGCGACATCATCGAGGCCGACGCGTTCGTCCACGTCGGGAAGGACTTCCAGCCGTGGGCCGACCGCGCCATCCAGACGCTGAAAGACGACGACGTGGACACTCAACTCATCAACGTCCGCGAGGGCGTCGAACTCGTGGAACTCGCGGCGAGTCTCGACCGCGACGAGGAGGGCGTCGGTGAGGGTCGCGGGAAGGACCCCCACTTCTGGCTCGACCCGCGGCGCGCCAAGACCGCCGTCGACAACATCACCGAGGGGCTGGTCGAACTCGCCCCCGCGTACGAGGAGACGTTCCGCGACAACGCCGACGCGTACAAAACCGACGTACTCGACCGCATCGACCGGGACTACCAGGACATCTTCGACTGGGCGTCGCGCAAGGTCGTCCAGTTGGCGGCCCACAACGCCTTCCAGTACATCGGCGTCCGCTACGGCGTCGAGATGCGCCCGCTCGTCGCCAACCTCGCCGCCAGCGGCGACGTGAAGCCCTCGGACATCACCGAGGCGAAGCGCGTCATCGAGGACAACGACATCCGGTACATCGGCGCGGGCGTCTTCGAGACGCGCCGCCCGGCGAAACAGCTCATCGCCGAGACCCCCGTCGAGGCGTACTTCCCCGTCACCCCGTACGCGGGCGTCCGCGAGGACTGGGTCGCAAACGACTGGGGCTACGAGGAAATCGCCGACAACATCAACATGCCGACGTTCGAGGTCGTCCTCGGCAACAAGTCGCCCGAGGAGGTCGGCGGCGACGGCTGGGCCGACGAGTGGAGGAACTTCGAATGA
- a CDS encoding metal ABC transporter ATP-binding protein: MSALRNGESAESAESTDAGVSDDASRDAGGSSDPLVELADVEFGYTATPVVEDISLRIDPGEYVAIVGPNGSGKSTLMKLILGLLRPDEGAARLFGEPAHAFDDGARIGYVAQHASASKEMPITVREVVKMGRFPHVGFGRLSAEDHRIVDEALATVGMSDFADRRVTKLSGGQRQRAFIARALAGEADLLVLDEPTVGVDAESVDAFYDLLESLNEEGITILLIEHDLGAVTDHARRVVCLNREVYFDGPTDEFVDSDALARAFGTAASFAGGSGSSSGTGGSGGGRP; encoded by the coding sequence ATGAGCGCCCTCCGCAACGGCGAATCCGCGGAGTCTGCCGAGTCCACCGACGCCGGCGTCTCCGACGACGCGAGCCGAGACGCCGGCGGCTCGTCCGACCCCCTCGTCGAACTCGCAGACGTCGAGTTCGGCTACACCGCGACGCCCGTCGTGGAAGACATCTCGCTCCGCATCGACCCCGGCGAGTACGTCGCCATCGTCGGGCCGAACGGGTCGGGCAAATCGACGCTGATGAAGCTCATCCTCGGCCTGCTCCGGCCCGACGAGGGGGCCGCGCGGCTGTTCGGCGAGCCCGCCCACGCCTTCGACGACGGCGCGCGCATCGGCTACGTCGCCCAGCACGCCAGCGCCTCCAAGGAGATGCCCATCACCGTCCGCGAGGTCGTGAAGATGGGTCGGTTCCCCCACGTCGGCTTCGGCCGGCTCTCGGCCGAAGACCACCGCATCGTCGACGAGGCGCTCGCCACGGTCGGGATGTCCGACTTCGCGGACCGCCGGGTGACGAAGCTCTCGGGCGGCCAGCGCCAGCGCGCCTTCATCGCCCGCGCGCTCGCCGGCGAGGCCGACCTGCTCGTCTTGGACGAGCCGACCGTCGGCGTCGACGCCGAGTCGGTCGACGCCTTCTACGACCTGCTCGAATCACTCAACGAGGAGGGCATCACGATTCTCCTCATCGAACACGACCTCGGCGCAGTCACCGACCACGCCCGGCGCGTCGTCTGTCTCAACCGCGAGGTCTACTTCGACGGCCCGACCGACGAGTTCGTCGACAGCGACGCGCTCGCGCGGGCGTTCGGGACGGCGGCCTCCTTCGCGGGCGGTTCGGGCAGTTCGAGCGGTACAGGCGGTTCGGGCGGTGGTCGCCCGTGA
- a CDS encoding metal ABC transporter permease yields the protein MIPVELVAALQAGPLDAALAPLYWLLALWSDLLFAVGDATGLGFLDYRFMHRAILVGLCIGVMAPLIGTFLVHRQLALIGDALAHTAFAGVAVGLFLNGVFSLGVSPYLTAVVVAVIAALLIELISEATDAYNDVSMAIVLSTGFALGTVLISLNAGGLAVGINQYLFGNLSTVSAENAAILLVLFAVIVGTVALTRNQLLYVTFDETAAAVSGISVTWYNRVMVMLTALVVVGAMQIMGVILVAAMLVVPVAGAAQVSRSFSESLLVSVVLAELAVLLGIGASYYGEATAGGVIVLVAVGIYVVAVAIGKVQARAGADATPELGSIDSREA from the coding sequence GTGATACCCGTCGAACTGGTCGCCGCGTTGCAGGCGGGGCCGTTAGACGCTGCCCTCGCGCCTCTCTACTGGCTTCTCGCGCTGTGGTCCGACCTGCTTTTCGCCGTCGGCGACGCGACCGGCCTCGGCTTCCTCGACTACCGGTTCATGCACCGCGCCATCCTCGTCGGCCTCTGTATCGGCGTGATGGCCCCCCTCATCGGGACGTTCCTCGTCCACAGACAGCTCGCGCTCATCGGCGACGCGCTCGCCCACACCGCCTTCGCCGGGGTCGCCGTCGGCCTCTTTCTCAACGGCGTGTTCAGCCTCGGCGTCTCGCCGTACCTGACCGCCGTCGTCGTCGCCGTCATCGCGGCGCTCCTCATCGAACTCATCTCGGAGGCGACCGACGCCTACAACGACGTGTCGATGGCTATCGTGCTCTCGACGGGGTTCGCGCTGGGGACCGTCCTCATCAGCCTCAACGCGGGCGGCCTCGCGGTCGGCATCAACCAGTACCTCTTCGGCAACCTCTCGACCGTCTCGGCGGAGAACGCCGCCATCCTGCTCGTGCTGTTCGCCGTCATCGTCGGCACCGTCGCGCTCACGCGCAACCAACTGCTCTACGTGACGTTCGACGAGACGGCCGCCGCCGTCTCGGGTATCTCGGTCACGTGGTACAACCGCGTGATGGTCATGCTGACCGCGCTGGTCGTCGTCGGCGCGATGCAAATCATGGGCGTCATCCTCGTCGCCGCCATGCTCGTCGTCCCCGTCGCGGGCGCGGCGCAGGTCTCCCGAAGCTTCTCCGAGTCGCTTCTCGTCTCCGTCGTGCTGGCCGAACTCGCCGTGCTCCTCGGCATCGGCGCGTCCTACTACGGCGAGGCAACCGCCGGCGGCGTCATCGTCCTCGTCGCGGTCGGCATCTACGTCGTCGCCGTCGCCATCGGCAAGGTACAGGCGCGCGCCGGAGCGGACGCGACCCCCGAACTGGGGAGCATCGACTCCCGCGAGGCGTAG
- a CDS encoding DUF7838 family putative zinc beta-ribbon protein, with protein MSDLEIERECPACGNDTFYLAASMEIHLGTKTKWHCTECDYGYIHITDDIETYAKAEA; from the coding sequence ATGAGCGACCTCGAAATCGAACGCGAGTGCCCGGCCTGCGGCAACGACACGTTCTACCTCGCCGCCAGCATGGAGATTCACCTCGGCACGAAGACGAAGTGGCACTGCACGGAGTGCGACTACGGTTACATCCACATCACGGACGACATCGAGACGTACGCGAAGGCCGAAGCGTAA
- the gcvPB gene encoding aminomethyl-transferring glycine dehydrogenase subunit GcvPB: protein MNFDQARFSRDDEYEPLLSEKDSTTVEVDSEGVLPDDLTRDELTLPALSEPQLARHYTRLSQMNYSVELGPYPLGSCTMKYNPSFTEDVAADPNAGVHPDRSDRTIQGTLGLLHGLQEYLADIGGMDAVTLQPPAGAAGEFTGILVAKAYHESRGDDRSEIIIPSSAHGTNFASAAMAGYDVVELPSDDDGRVDMEALDAAVSEETAALMLTNPNTLGLFERDIVDIAELVHDAGGLLYYDGANLNALLGRARPGDMGFDIMHYNVHKTFATPHGGGGPGAGPVGVVEELAEFLPSPMVRETAAGYEQYEPESSIGKVHGFAGNWLVLVKAYAYIARLGDAGLADASAKAVLNANYLASQLDLDVPYGPFHHEFAATSGDRDAADVAKRMLDYGVHPPTTKWPELVSQAMLTEPTEVEDKASLDDLAHAFNAAYADSDEALETAPSKTSARRIDQVSAARNPRLSWRALGDDE from the coding sequence ATGAACTTCGACCAAGCCCGATTCAGCCGCGACGACGAGTATGAACCGCTCCTGTCCGAAAAGGACAGCACCACCGTCGAGGTCGATTCGGAGGGCGTCCTCCCCGACGACCTGACCCGCGACGAACTGACGCTGCCGGCGCTGTCGGAGCCGCAACTGGCGCGGCACTACACGCGCCTGTCGCAGATGAACTACAGCGTCGAACTCGGGCCGTACCCGCTCGGGTCGTGTACGATGAAGTACAACCCCTCGTTCACGGAGGACGTGGCGGCGGACCCCAACGCCGGGGTTCACCCCGACCGCTCCGACCGGACGATTCAGGGAACGCTCGGCCTCCTGCACGGCCTCCAGGAGTACCTCGCCGATATCGGCGGGATGGACGCCGTGACGCTCCAGCCCCCGGCGGGTGCCGCGGGCGAGTTCACGGGCATCCTCGTCGCCAAGGCGTACCACGAGTCGCGCGGCGACGACCGCTCGGAGATTATCATCCCCTCGTCGGCCCACGGGACGAACTTCGCGTCGGCCGCGATGGCCGGCTACGACGTGGTCGAACTCCCCTCCGACGACGACGGCCGCGTCGACATGGAGGCGTTGGACGCCGCCGTCTCCGAGGAGACGGCCGCGCTCATGCTCACCAACCCCAACACGCTGGGGCTGTTCGAGCGCGACATCGTCGATATCGCTGAGCTGGTCCACGACGCCGGCGGCCTGCTGTACTACGACGGCGCGAACCTCAACGCGCTGCTCGGCCGCGCCCGCCCCGGCGACATGGGCTTCGACATCATGCACTACAACGTCCACAAGACGTTCGCCACGCCGCACGGCGGCGGCGGCCCCGGTGCCGGCCCGGTCGGCGTGGTCGAAGAGCTCGCGGAGTTCCTCCCGAGCCCGATGGTCCGCGAGACGGCCGCCGGCTACGAACAGTACGAACCCGAGTCCTCTATCGGCAAGGTCCACGGCTTCGCCGGCAACTGGCTCGTGCTCGTGAAGGCGTACGCCTACATCGCCCGCCTCGGTGACGCGGGCCTCGCGGACGCCAGCGCGAAGGCCGTCCTCAACGCCAACTACCTCGCCTCACAGCTAGACCTCGACGTGCCGTACGGGCCGTTCCACCACGAGTTCGCGGCGACCTCGGGCGACCGCGACGCCGCCGACGTGGCGAAGCGCATGCTCGACTACGGCGTCCACCCGCCGACGACGAAGTGGCCCGAACTCGTCTCGCAGGCGATGCTCACGGAGCCGACGGAAGTCGAAGACAAGGCGTCGCTCGACGACCTCGCGCACGCCTTCAACGCGGCGTACGCCGACTCCGACGAGGCGCTCGAAACCGCGCCCTCGAAGACCAGCGCCCGCCGCATCGACCAGGTGTCGGCCGCGCGGAACCCGCGGCTCTCGTGGCGGGCGCTCGGCGACGACGAATAA
- the gcvPA gene encoding aminomethyl-transferring glycine dehydrogenase subunit GcvPA: protein MTAGNGRRVGSPYAPHTDADEEAMLDAVGVDSAEDLFDIPGEVRFDGEFGVDSADEQELRNAMADLLSRNEELTEFLGRGHHAHYVPALVDDLSRRSEFLTSYTQYQPEIAQGFLQVLFEYQSMLVELTGLPVANCSMYDAATALAEAALLANRLRRGASGHRVLVPEHLHEGRLGVLENYLDGAEMEIGEYPMDDGAVDVETLADLVDDETVMVYAETPTVRGVIEERLADISDLAHDNDALFCIGSDLVALALLEEPASVGADVVVGEAGALGLGTAYGMGLGIFATREEYLRQVPGRLVGVSEDSADMRAFTLTLQTREQHIRKERATSNICTNQAWVALRTAMHMAWLGPDRLVDLATQAVTDARDLAARLDELSGVKAPLYDRHHFREFVVRTDQPAPAITNDLAGRGFAVHALDDHHLQVCITDANADAADGLVAAFEEVI, encoded by the coding sequence ATGACGGCTGGAAACGGACGGCGGGTCGGAAGCCCGTACGCCCCACACACGGACGCCGACGAGGAAGCGATGCTGGACGCCGTCGGCGTCGACAGCGCGGAAGACCTCTTCGATATCCCCGGTGAGGTCCGCTTCGACGGCGAGTTCGGCGTCGACAGCGCCGACGAACAGGAGCTCAGGAACGCCATGGCCGACCTGCTTTCACGCAACGAGGAGCTGACGGAGTTCCTCGGTCGCGGCCACCACGCCCACTACGTGCCGGCGCTGGTCGACGACCTCTCGCGGCGCTCGGAGTTCCTCACCTCGTACACGCAGTACCAGCCCGAAATCGCACAGGGCTTCCTGCAGGTGCTGTTCGAGTACCAGTCGATGCTGGTCGAACTGACCGGGCTTCCGGTCGCCAACTGCTCGATGTACGACGCCGCGACGGCGCTCGCCGAGGCCGCGCTCCTCGCGAACCGCCTTCGCCGCGGCGCGAGCGGCCACCGCGTGCTCGTCCCCGAACACCTCCACGAGGGTCGTCTCGGCGTCTTGGAGAACTACCTCGACGGCGCGGAGATGGAAATCGGCGAGTACCCGATGGACGACGGCGCGGTCGACGTCGAGACCCTCGCGGACCTCGTCGACGACGAGACCGTGATGGTCTACGCCGAGACCCCGACGGTCCGCGGCGTCATCGAGGAGCGACTCGCCGATATCAGCGACCTCGCCCACGACAACGACGCGCTGTTCTGTATCGGAAGCGACCTCGTGGCGCTCGCGCTGCTCGAAGAGCCTGCGAGCGTCGGTGCCGACGTGGTCGTCGGCGAGGCCGGCGCGCTCGGCCTCGGAACGGCCTACGGAATGGGTCTCGGTATCTTCGCCACCCGCGAGGAGTACCTCCGGCAGGTCCCCGGCCGCCTCGTCGGCGTCTCCGAGGACAGCGCGGATATGCGGGCGTTCACGCTGACGCTCCAGACCCGCGAACAGCACATCCGCAAGGAGCGCGCGACCTCGAACATCTGTACGAACCAGGCGTGGGTCGCGCTCCGAACGGCCATGCACATGGCGTGGCTCGGCCCCGACCGCCTCGTCGACCTCGCGACGCAGGCCGTCACCGACGCGCGCGACCTCGCCGCCCGGCTGGACGAGCTTTCGGGCGTCAAAGCGCCGCTGTACGACCGCCACCACTTCCGCGAGTTCGTCGTCCGGACGGACCAGCCCGCGCCCGCCATCACGAACGACCTCGCGGGGCGCGGCTTCGCGGTGCACGCCCTCGACGACCACCACTTGCAGGTCTGTATCACCGACGCGAACGCCGACGCCGCGGACGGACTGGTCGCGGCCTTCGAGGAGGTCATCTGA